A single region of the Silene latifolia isolate original U9 population chromosome 8, ASM4854445v1, whole genome shotgun sequence genome encodes:
- the LOC141594897 gene encoding uncharacterized protein LOC141594897: MFDYWKKKCVVQVRELDDALARAMQVASSPEEWKARGKKLLAVENYEVATMCFERAGDKHWETLAKALGLKASATRMNELNPEEASNILRQAGELFESISVYWRAAECYFELKEFYKAGDFSLLECSVT; the protein is encoded by the exons ATGTTTGACTACTGGAAGAAGAAGTGTGTTGTTCAGGTTAGAGAATTGGACGATGCTCTTGCTCGTGCAATGCAAGTTGCAAGTAGTCCTGAGGAGTGGAAAGCACGGGGCAAAAAG TTGTTAGCCGTGGAAAACTATGAGGTGGCAACCATGTGCTTTGAAAGAGCTGGTGATAAGCACTGGGAAACTCTTGCAAAGGCTTTAGGGCTGAAAGCATCGGCTACTCGAATGAATGAACTAAATCCTGAAGAAGCCTCCAACATTCTTAGGCAAGCTGGTGAACTTTTTGAAAGCATAAGTGTATATTGGAGAGCTGCAGAGTGCTATTTTGAATTGAAGGAGTTCTATAAAGCAGGTGATTTTTCACTCTTGGAATGTTCTGTTACTTA